The genome window GCGAGGAGACGGAGCTGTGCATCCGCCTCACCCGGGCCAGGCCCGACGCGATCCTGCTGATCGACGACCGGGCGGTGATCCACCACCGGGTGCCTCAGCCGCGCGAGCACTTCGCGTACTTCCGCACCCGCACCTACTCCGAGGGCCTGTCCAAGGCGCTCGTGGCCCGCAGCGTCGGTGCCGAGAAGGGCCTGGAGTCCGAACGCCGCTACACCACCCGGGTGCTGCCCGCCGGGGTGGGCCGCGGCCTGCGCGACGCGCTGCTGGCCCGCCCGGGGGCGCGGGCCGGGCGGGTGCGATCGTCGCCGGGGTGCTCACGGCGGCGGGCGGGTACCTGGTCGGAAGCGTCCGGGCGCGCAGGAGTGGCGCGACCTTCGCCGTGGCCGGCGTCCCGGACGGTGAGGGGGCGGCCGCATGAGCGACCAGCCCGTGCCGATCCTCATGTACCACTCGGTGGCGACGGCGCCCAACGAGGCGACGCGTGCGCTGTCGGTGGCGCCCGCGGCGTTCGGCGAGCAGATGGCCCTGCTCGCCGACCTCAAGTTCACGCCCGTCACCACGTCCGACCTGGCGAGGAGCTGGCGGGAGAGCGGCCCGCTGCCCGAGCGGCCCGTCCTCATCACCTTCGACGACGGCTACGAGGGCGTGCACCGGCACGCGCTGCCCGTGCTCGCGCGGCACGGCTTCGCCTCCACGCTGTTCGTCTCCACCGGGTGGATCCGGGGTGCCCACGACACCGGCGGCGGCCTGGACACCATGCTCGACTGGCAACAGGTCCGCGACCTCGTGGACGCCGGGGTCGAGATCGGCGGGCACAGCCACACGCACCCGCAGCTCGACCAGCTCCCCGACGACGCGCTCTGGTTCGAGCTGCTGCGCTGCAAGGAGATCATCGCCGACGAACTCGGCGCCCGCCCGGTGTCGTTCGCCTACCCGTACGGCTACTCCAGCCGCCGGGTGCGCCGCATCGTGCGCGAGGCGGGCTTCGGTCAGTCGCTCGCCGTGGGGAACGCTCTCGCACGCCGCCGCCAGGGCCCGTACGCGCTGCAACGGGTCACCGTGCGCCGCACCACCGGTGTCGAGGAGTTCGAGCGGCTCGTCCAGGGCCGTGCGATCGCCCGCACCTTCGCCAGGGACCGCGCCCTGACCAAGGGGTACGCCGTGGTCCGAAGAGCACGCCAGGTCCGCCGGAAGGCCATCCGTTCCCGTGTCTGACACGACCACCACAACCCAGGCCGGTGAGGCCACGACCGCGGAAACCGGGCAGCCGTCGGGCCGCCGCCTCCGCCTGCCCGGAAGGGGCGGCGTCCCAGGAGGCGGCAACCAGCTGTTCCGCAACGCCTACGCGCTGATGCTCAACACCGGGATCTCCGCGGTGCTGGGCCTCGGCTACTGGCTGGTCGCCGCCCGCTACTACTCCGACGCCGCGGTCGGCCAGGGCTCGGCCGCGATCGCCGCGATGAAGCTGCTCGCCGGGCTCACCGCGGTCACGCTCACAGGTGCCCTGGCCCGCTTCACACCGGTCGCGGGACGCGCCACCGGGCGCCTCATCCTCCGTACCTACGCGGGCAGTTCGCTCGTCGTGGCGATCGCCGCGGGCGTGTTCCTGCTGACGCTGGACCTGTGGGGGCCGTCGTACCGCTTCCTGCACGGTCCCGGCCCCGCCCTGGTCTTCGTGGTGGCCGTGGTCTCCTGGAACCTGCTCACCCTCCAGGACGGTGTGCTGACCGGGCTGCGCAGCGCGCTGTGGGTGCCGGTGGGCAACACCGTCTTCTCCGCGGTGAAGCTGCTGCTGCTCGTCGGTTTCGCGGCTGCGATCCCGATGCTGGGTGTCTTCGTCTCCTGGGTCGCGGCCATCGCCACGTCCGTGGTGCCGCTCGGCTGGCTGGTGTTCCGGCGTCTGGTGCCGCGGCACGTCAAGGCGACCGAGGACCACGCCAGTCCGCCGTCGCTGAAGGAGGTCGGGCGGTTCCTGGCCGGCGACTACACCGGCTCGCTGTTCTCACTGGCCGTGGTCTACCTGGTGCCGGTGATCGTGGCCTCGCAGGTCAGCGCCGCGGACAACGCGTACTTCTACATCACCACCACCATCGGCGGCACGACCAACCTGCTCGCCATCAACATGGGCGCCTCGCTCACCGTCGAGGGCTCGCACGACCCGGCGCGACTCGCCGCCAACACCCGGGCGGCGCTGAAGCGCATGGTCCGGATCATGCTGCCGGTGTGCGGGCTGCTGTTCCTGGGCGCGCCGGTCATCCTGCACGTCTTCGGCGACGGCTACGCGCACGCGGCGAGCCCGCTGCTGCGCTGGTTCGCGGTGGGCGCGCTGCTGCGGGTCGTGATGGAGACGTACTTCGCGGTGCTGCGAGCCCAGAGCCGTACCTCCGGGCTCGCCTAC of Streptomyces cynarae contains these proteins:
- a CDS encoding polysaccharide deacetylase family protein, which produces MSDQPVPILMYHSVATAPNEATRALSVAPAAFGEQMALLADLKFTPVTTSDLARSWRESGPLPERPVLITFDDGYEGVHRHALPVLARHGFASTLFVSTGWIRGAHDTGGGLDTMLDWQQVRDLVDAGVEIGGHSHTHPQLDQLPDDALWFELLRCKEIIADELGARPVSFAYPYGYSSRRVRRIVREAGFGQSLAVGNALARRRQGPYALQRVTVRRTTGVEEFERLVQGRAIARTFARDRALTKGYAVVRRARQVRRKAIRSRV